One window of Hoplias malabaricus isolate fHopMal1 chromosome 16, fHopMal1.hap1, whole genome shotgun sequence genomic DNA carries:
- the mical2a gene encoding F-actin-monooxygenase MICAL2, with protein sequence MGKTEDEKGQEGKLFEDFVQAATCKSTLQAFNILCRYLELDPLEHSSFYSQLKSKLTCWKAKALWSKLDKRYSHKEYSKGKTCAGTKCLIIGGGPCGLRTAIELAFLGAKAVVIEKRDTFSRNNVLHLWPFTIHDLRGLGAKKFYGKFCAGAIDHISIQQLQLMLLKIALLLGVEFHINVEFIKLLEPPEDQENEGPGWRAEIRPADHPVADFDFDVVVGADGRRNTLEGFRRKEFRGKLAIAITANFINRNTTAEAKVEEISGVAFIFNQKFFQDLRQETGIDLENIVYYKDNTHYFVMTAKKQSLLDKGVIIHDYIDTDALLSSENVNQEALLSYAREAADYATHYQLPTLDYAMNHLDQPDVAMFDFTCMYASENAALVRERFGHHLLVALVGDSLLEPFWPMGTGCARGFLAAFDTAWMIKSWSHGKNALDVLAERESLYRLLPQTTPENIAKNFDQYTIDPGTRYPNLNSNCVRPHQVRNYYISGELKTCSLERAATIRRPVNLARRESEIRPGRLLTWCQQQTEGYKGVNVTDLSSSWSSGLAFCALIHHFRTHLINYDSLSEEDAAQNAQLAFDVAEKEFGIKPFTTGKEIASGQEPDKNSLVVYLSKFYELFRGTALPPSASRRRANENNDESSRPVYRSLSLTQPRKRIPKDDKKLDNNDSFYKRRRKVSSCLEEATNFSSQNSSLPSEGQDLNKNKVKILSSQLLAKFEETTPSCTLRRQRKAQTQNTREFHKKSIKEKAVHLSSLFSGDSISLPQAPLRRDFRNSLCDVCHACKKRVYVAERLRAEGFSFHRECFCCDTCSTPLSQGGHAFDSEQGKLYCNLHFSQRKFVKCREIFETHVPPDGAVQNNTQPSPVSLESSQRQCPGTLSSVLKRIVSWPLQASRAMCAMPQRMANWLGGKVRDVGLHLRENAEDYAFLYELLSVGLPLLAALHELLLQLQAEAGPLNLQPLQQWLEQHLGHGLFT encoded by the exons ATGGGGAAGACTGAGGATGAGAAGGGTCAGGAAGGGAAGCTGTTTGAGGACTTTGTCCAAGCGGCCACCTGTAAGAGTACGCTGCAAGCTTTTAACATATTGTGCCGTTACCTGGAGTTGGATCCCCTGGAACACAGCTCCTTCTACAGCCAGCTGAAGAGCAAGCTCACCTGCTGGAAGGCCAAAGCCCTGTGGAGTAAGCTGGATAAGAGATATAGCCACAAGGAGTACTCAAAAGGCAAAACCTGTGCAGGCACCAAG TGTCTAATAATTGGAGGGGGCCCCTGTGGTCTGCGAACAGCTATTGAGCTGGCTTTTCTAGGGGCAAAAGCAGTCGTGATTGAGAAGAGAGACACATTTTCCCGGAACAATGTCCTGCACCTCTGGCCTTTTACCATCCATGACCTGAGAGGCTTGGGAGCAAAGAAGTTTTATGGAAAATTTTGTGCAGGAGCTATAGATCACATCA GTATTCAGCAGCTCCAGCTCATGCTCCTCAAGATTGCGCTACTCCTAGGGGTTGAGTTTCACATCAATGTTGAGTTTATTAAGCTACTTGAGCCACCCGAGGACCAGGAAAATGAGG GTCCTGGTTGGAGGGCGGAGATCCGGCCAGCAGACCACCCTGTGGCTGACTTTGATTTTGACGTAGTGGTCGGGGCTGATGGCAGACGGAACACTCTTGAAG GGTTTCGACGGAAAGAGTTCCGTGGGAAACTTGCCATCGCTATCACAGCTAATTTCATCAACAGGAACACAACAGCAGAGGCCAAAGTGGAAGAGATCAGTGGAGTGGCCTTCATTTTCAACCAGAAGTTTTTTCAGGACCTTAGACAAGAGACag GCATTGATTTAGAGAACATCGTGTACTATAAGGACAACACACATTACTTTGTCATGACGGCTAAGAAACAGAGTCTTCTGGATAAAGGAGTCATCATTCAT GATTATATAGACACAGATGCTCTGCTGAGCAGTGAGAACGTGAACCAAGAAGCTCTGCTAAGCTACGCTCGGGAGGCTGCTGACTATGCAACCCACTACCAGCTGCCCACACTGGACTATGCCATGAACCACCTCGACCAGCCTGATGTAGCCATGTTTGACTTCACCTGTATGTATGCCTCAGAGAACGCTGCACTGGTTAGAGAGAGATTTGGCCATCATCTGCTGGTGGCACTCGTTGGAGATAGTTTGCTTGAG ccttTCTGGCCTATGGGTACAGGGTGCGCCCGTGGCTTCCTGGCAGCTTTTGACACAGCCTGGATGATCAAGAGCTGGTCACATGGCAAAAACGCACTAGACGTATTAGCAGAGAG ggAAAGTCTTTACCGGTTGCTACCTCAAACTACTCCTGAAAATATTGCCAAAAACTTTGATCAATACACTATAGATCCTGGAACACGTTATCCAAACCTCAACTCCAACTGTGTGAGACCACATCAG GTTCGTAACTACTACATATCTGGAGAACTGAAAACCTGCTCTTTGGAGCGAGCTGCTACCATACGCCGCCCAGTTAACCTTGCACGACGAG AATCTGAGATTAGACCCGGCAGGTTGTTGACCTGGTGTCAGCAGCAGACAGAGGGATATAAGGGCGTGAATGTGACTGATCTCAGCTCATCCTGGAGCAGTGGCCTGGCTTTCTGTGCTCTCATCCATCACTTCCGAACACATCTCAT CAATTATGATTCGCTCAGTGAAGAGGATGCTGCTCAGAATGCACAGCTAGCTTTTGATGTGGCTGAGAAAGAGTTTGGGATAAAGCCGTTTACCACAGGCAAGGAGATTGCATCAGGCCAGGAACCAGACAAGAACAGCTTGGTGGTTTACCTCTCcaaattttatgagcttttcaGGGGAACTGCTCTGCCACCTTCAG CTTCTAGAAGAAGGGCTAATGAAAACAATGATGAATCCTCCCGGCCGGTTTATAGATCACTAAGCTTAACACAGCCCCGAAAACGGATCCCAAAG GATGACAAAAAATTGGACAATAATGATTCTTTTTATAAAAGAAGACGGAAGGTTTCCAGTTGTTTGGAAGAG GCAACAAACTTCTCCAGTCAGAACTCATCTTTACCATCTGAAGGTCAAGACCTGAATAAAAACAAGGTCAAGATTTTATCCTCTCAGCTTCTGGCAAAGTTCGAGGAAACCACACCCAGCTGCACTCTCCGTAGGCAG AGGAAAGCTCAGACTCAAAACACTAGAGAGTTCCACAAAAAGAGCATAAAGGAGAAAGCAGTCCACTTGAGCTCACTGTTCTCAGGTGACAGCATCTCGCTGCCTCAG GCTCCATTGAGGAGGGATTTTCGCAATAGCCTGTGTGATGTGTGTCATGCCTGTAAGAAGCGTGTGTATGTTGCTGAGCGTCTGAGAGCTGAGGGCTTCTCCTTCCACAGAGAGTGTTTTTGCTGTGACACCTGTAGCACACCCCTTAGTCAAGGTGGACATGCTTTCGACTCAGAGCAAG GGAAGCTGTACTGCAATCTCCATTTCTCTCAACGTAAATTTGTAAAGTGCAGAGAGATATTTGAAACACATGTG cCTCCCGATGGTGCAGTCCAGAACAATACTCAGCCCAGTCCAGTCAGCCTGGAGAGTTCTCAGAGGCAGTGTCCAGGTACCCTGTCCTCTGTGTTGAAGAGAATTGTCAGCTGGCCCCTGCAGGCAAGCCGGGCCATGTGCGCCATGCCTCAGCGCATGGCTAATTGGCTGGGTGGGAAAGTTCGGGACGTGGGTCTACACCTCAGGGAAAATGCAGAGGACTATGCCTTTCTGTACGAGCTGCTGAGCGTGGGCTTGCCCCTGCTGGCTGCCCTGCACGAGCTCCTACTGCAGCTGCAAGCTGAGGCTGGACCTTTGAACCTGCAGCCCCTGCAGCAGTGGCTGGAGCAGCACTTGGGCCATGGCCTGTTCACTTAG